Proteins co-encoded in one Natronorubrum daqingense genomic window:
- a CDS encoding aldo/keto reductase → MSSESITNESDTFDIGDTTIHRLGFGAMRLCGEEIIGPPEDEATARTVLERALECGIDFIDTADSYGPGVSERLIGETIGDPDDVLVATKAGLLRNRESDWIPHGEPDYIRNQVLASLDRLRTDTIDLYQFHRPDPDTSFEDSIQTFAELQDEGLVDQVGVSNVSVDQLETAREHVDVATVQNRFNLDDRSNADVLEVCEDNDIGFIPWAPIDAEDLDEHGDLVDEIADDYDATRRQIGLAWLLERSDVILPIPGTSDPEHLESNVEASQLSLADEDVQRLTEAGE, encoded by the coding sequence ATGAGTAGCGAGTCGATTACGAACGAGAGCGACACCTTCGACATCGGCGACACCACGATCCACCGACTGGGATTCGGCGCGATGCGCCTCTGTGGCGAAGAGATCATCGGCCCGCCCGAGGACGAAGCCACTGCTCGCACGGTCCTCGAGCGGGCACTCGAGTGCGGAATCGACTTCATCGACACCGCAGATTCCTACGGGCCGGGGGTCAGCGAACGCCTCATCGGGGAGACGATCGGTGATCCAGACGACGTGCTGGTGGCGACGAAAGCCGGCCTCCTCCGAAATCGCGAGAGCGACTGGATCCCCCACGGCGAGCCAGACTACATTCGTAATCAGGTGCTCGCGTCCCTCGATCGACTCCGAACGGACACCATCGATCTCTATCAGTTCCACCGACCCGACCCCGACACGTCGTTCGAGGACTCGATCCAGACGTTCGCCGAACTCCAGGACGAGGGCCTCGTCGATCAGGTCGGCGTCAGCAACGTCTCTGTCGACCAACTCGAGACGGCCCGCGAGCACGTCGACGTTGCCACCGTTCAGAACCGGTTCAACCTGGACGACCGATCGAACGCGGACGTACTCGAGGTCTGCGAAGACAACGACATCGGGTTCATTCCGTGGGCACCGATCGACGCCGAGGATTTGGACGAACACGGCGACCTCGTGGACGAGATCGCCGACGACTACGACGCGACCCGACGCCAGATCGGACTGGCGTGGCTCCTCGAGCGCTCCGACGTTATCCTCCCGATTCCGGGAACGTCGGATCCGGAGCACCTCGAGTCGAACGTCGAAGCCTCACAACTCTCGCTCGCGGACGAAGACGTACAGCGACTGACCGAGGCCGGCGAGTGA
- a CDS encoding DUF7344 domain-containing protein: protein MDALTSSQGEQELSADTILELLANRRRRYLLYALRGQEHPIELSTLAEQVAGWEHDVPPEEVAKNEYKSVYVSSVQCHVPKLADAGVVDHDEENHTVVLASNFTQLEPYLRVVIKDEPENSMLHAALEQESGEGLLGQIRENVARLKH from the coding sequence ATGGATGCACTTACCTCGAGTCAGGGGGAGCAAGAACTCTCTGCAGACACCATCCTCGAGTTGCTGGCTAACCGCCGGCGACGGTACCTCCTCTACGCGCTGCGGGGCCAGGAACATCCGATCGAGTTGTCGACGTTAGCCGAGCAGGTCGCTGGGTGGGAACACGACGTGCCGCCGGAGGAGGTCGCAAAAAACGAGTACAAGAGCGTCTACGTCTCGTCGGTACAGTGTCACGTCCCGAAACTGGCCGACGCAGGCGTCGTCGACCACGACGAAGAGAATCACACCGTGGTGCTCGCAAGCAATTTCACGCAACTCGAGCCCTACCTCCGCGTCGTCATCAAGGACGAACCAGAAAATTCGATGTTACACGCCGCACTCGAGCAAGAATCCGGTGAGGGCTTGCTGGGCCAGATTCGAGAGAACGTGGCTCGATTGAAGCATTAA
- a CDS encoding DUF192 domain-containing protein, which produces MVLESVWKALLVVVAVSLLGFVSLQLGFLDAPWHEDRADVQLIDGDDGDELATVDAEVADTASERYTGLSDHDSLEDDSGMLFVHSDEGERTYVMRDMDFGIDIIFVDADGEITSIETAPEPEADEAGEDHEYTGHAQWVLEVPEGYADEHGIEAGDEIEIEYE; this is translated from the coding sequence ATGGTCCTCGAGTCCGTCTGGAAGGCGCTACTGGTCGTCGTGGCCGTCTCGCTGCTCGGGTTTGTCTCCCTCCAGCTCGGATTTCTCGACGCCCCGTGGCACGAAGATCGAGCCGACGTGCAACTCATCGACGGCGACGACGGCGACGAACTGGCGACCGTCGACGCCGAAGTCGCGGACACCGCCTCGGAGCGCTACACGGGGCTGAGCGATCACGACTCGCTCGAGGACGATTCGGGAATGCTCTTCGTTCACTCCGACGAGGGCGAGCGGACGTACGTCATGCGAGACATGGACTTCGGCATCGACATCATCTTCGTCGATGCCGACGGCGAGATCACGTCGATCGAAACGGCACCCGAACCCGAAGCCGATGAAGCCGGCGAGGATCACGAGTACACCGGCCACGCCCAGTGGGTCCTCGAGGTACCGGAGGGGTACGCCGACGAACACGGCATCGAGGCCGGTGACGAAATCGAAATCGAGTACGAGTAA
- a CDS encoding ABC transporter ATP-binding protein has translation MADVDWEEDDPFEEQREHVESPMRRLLFEYGRPYWFSVSVGLLSSVFARALDLLPALLLAVAIDAIFGDAVFAEQVPLVVLPDAWLPTTPEGQFAFVTIAIAGSFALGAIFHWLRNWGFNAFSQDIQHDVRTATYDKMQRLDMEFFASKQTGEMMSVLSNDVNQLERFLNEGMNSATRLIVMVFGIGFLLFWLNPQLALVSLAPVPLIAIFTYIFVKKIQPKYAAVRSSVGKVNSRLENNLGGIGVIKSSNTEGYESDRVEGVSKKYYNTNWEAIWLRIRFFPGLQLISGIGFVLTFVVGGYWVLMGTAPGPFTGTLQTGTFVAFILYTQQLVWPMAQFGQVINMYQRAEASSERIFGLMDEEGRIERDLDAPDLEVSDGRVEYEDVTFSYEQNERIIDDVSFEVEGGETVALVGPTGAGKSTVLKLLLRLYDVDDGAISVDEQDIRDVSLASLRQSMGYVGQESFLFYGTVEENITYGTFDASREEIVEAAKAAEAHDFIQNLPDGYDTMVGERGVKLSGGQRQRVAIARAVLKDPDVLVLDEATSDVDTETEMLIQRSIDDLTVDRTTFAIAHRLSTIKDADQILVLEDGAIVERGTHGELLENGGLYSHLWGVQAGEIEELPQEFIERAQRRQARTEASTDDDD, from the coding sequence ATGGCGGATGTCGACTGGGAGGAAGACGACCCCTTCGAGGAACAACGAGAACACGTCGAGAGCCCGATGCGCCGGTTGCTCTTCGAGTACGGCCGCCCCTACTGGTTCTCCGTAAGCGTCGGCCTCCTCTCGAGCGTCTTCGCCCGCGCGCTGGACCTGTTGCCGGCGCTCTTGCTCGCAGTTGCCATTGACGCGATATTCGGTGATGCCGTCTTTGCGGAGCAAGTCCCACTCGTCGTCCTGCCCGACGCGTGGTTGCCGACGACGCCGGAGGGGCAGTTCGCGTTCGTCACCATCGCAATCGCGGGCTCGTTCGCCCTCGGAGCGATCTTCCACTGGCTGCGAAACTGGGGGTTCAACGCCTTCTCGCAGGACATTCAACACGACGTCCGGACCGCGACCTACGACAAGATGCAGCGACTGGACATGGAGTTCTTCGCCTCGAAGCAAACCGGTGAGATGATGTCCGTCCTGAGCAACGACGTCAACCAACTCGAACGCTTTCTCAACGAGGGGATGAACTCGGCGACGCGGCTGATCGTGATGGTCTTCGGGATCGGGTTCTTGCTGTTCTGGCTCAACCCGCAACTCGCGCTGGTTTCGCTCGCACCGGTTCCGCTGATCGCGATATTTACCTACATCTTCGTCAAGAAGATCCAGCCCAAATACGCCGCGGTCCGCTCGTCGGTCGGCAAGGTCAACTCGAGACTCGAGAACAACCTCGGCGGCATCGGCGTCATCAAGTCCTCGAACACCGAGGGCTACGAATCCGATCGCGTCGAAGGTGTTTCGAAGAAGTACTACAACACGAACTGGGAGGCGATTTGGCTTCGGATCCGCTTCTTCCCGGGTCTCCAACTCATCTCGGGAATCGGCTTCGTGCTCACGTTCGTCGTCGGCGGTTACTGGGTCCTCATGGGTACGGCTCCGGGACCGTTCACTGGCACGCTCCAGACCGGGACGTTCGTCGCGTTCATCCTCTACACCCAGCAACTCGTTTGGCCGATGGCCCAATTCGGGCAGGTCATCAACATGTACCAGCGCGCTGAGGCCTCGAGCGAGCGTATCTTCGGGTTGATGGACGAAGAGGGACGAATCGAGCGCGATCTGGACGCACCCGATCTCGAGGTGAGCGACGGTCGCGTCGAGTACGAGGACGTTACGTTCAGCTACGAACAAAACGAGCGGATCATCGACGACGTCTCCTTCGAGGTCGAGGGCGGCGAGACGGTCGCACTCGTCGGGCCGACCGGCGCGGGGAAGTCGACCGTTCTCAAACTCCTCTTGCGGCTGTACGACGTCGACGACGGGGCGATCAGCGTCGACGAGCAGGACATCCGTGACGTCTCGCTGGCGAGTCTGCGCCAGTCGATGGGCTACGTCGGCCAGGAGTCGTTCCTGTTCTACGGCACCGTCGAGGAGAACATCACGTACGGTACGTTCGATGCGAGTCGAGAGGAGATCGTCGAGGCGGCGAAGGCCGCTGAGGCCCACGACTTCATCCAGAACCTCCCCGACGGCTACGACACGATGGTCGGCGAACGCGGAGTCAAACTTTCAGGCGGCCAACGTCAGCGCGTCGCCATCGCTCGCGCGGTGCTCAAAGATCCCGACGTCTTGGTGTTAGACGAAGCCACGAGCGACGTCGACACCGAGACCGAGATGCTCATCCAGCGATCGATCGACGACCTGACCGTGGACAGAACGACGTTCGCCATCGCACACCGACTCTCGACGATCAAGGACGCCGATCAGATCCTCGTCCTCGAGGACGGCGCAATCGTCGAGCGCGGCACGCACGGCGAGTTGCTGGAAAACGGAGGGCTCTACTCACACCTCTGGGGCGTCCAGGCCGGTGAGATCGAAGAGTTGCCACAGGAGTTCATCGAACGCGCACAGCGCCGACAGGCGCGGACGGAAGCCAGTACCGATGACGACGACTGA
- a CDS encoding DUF5789 family protein has translation MASAGPTGFRHDPFTSTMTDDNRQLGVELGELGDELESADYPLSEDELLEEYGDEEIDMEGETATLEELIGPLNEDEYRDYGEVEQAIMNMVGDEAIGRKNYSDRTPPAAGEQRQDEGAPDQDDQEGQESF, from the coding sequence GTGGCTAGCGCAGGGCCAACTGGTTTCCGCCACGATCCGTTCACTTCGACTATGACCGACGACAATCGCCAACTCGGCGTCGAACTCGGGGAACTCGGCGACGAACTCGAGTCCGCGGACTACCCCCTGAGCGAGGACGAACTGCTCGAGGAGTACGGCGACGAGGAAATCGACATGGAAGGCGAGACGGCGACGCTCGAGGAACTGATCGGGCCGCTCAACGAAGACGAGTACCGAGACTACGGCGAAGTCGAGCAGGCGATCATGAACATGGTCGGCGACGAGGCGATCGGGCGGAAGAACTACAGCGACCGAACGCCCCCTGCCGCGGGCGAGCAGCGCCAGGACGAGGGTGCGCCGGATCAGGACGATCAGGAAGGCCAAGAGTCGTTCTAA
- a CDS encoding phosphatase PAP2 family protein, whose translation MYRGGDLLEAFHGSLPEWLLILAAFVTRFGDVWVLVSMTILASWLLTWKNVSVGPARARDRTAGTSSTNSDTASTNSDTASTGNDTTSAEGGVVPSAVWLVGVVVGGLAAMTALKYTFLLPRPDLLAPTPALLPAALESTYISTVTVGGYAFPSGHAFGATVAYGALAMAIPWGARRTRFAVAGVAIVAISLSRVVLVVHYPGDIVAGMVVGVSYLAAVWWLLERSPVDRPTTAFATALGLALVAIAVSGGAGRSVTYAALAGGALVGWSIGRPDALGKRESTPRRAYHVGSGTLVLAILVGLTVVSDALTVAWAGALGAIVVAPAVVLPRRRTV comes from the coding sequence ATGTATCGCGGTGGCGATCTCCTCGAGGCGTTCCACGGCTCGCTCCCGGAGTGGCTATTGATTCTCGCCGCGTTCGTGACTCGATTCGGCGATGTCTGGGTTCTCGTCTCGATGACGATTCTCGCGTCGTGGCTCCTGACGTGGAAGAACGTCTCGGTCGGCCCTGCTCGAGCGAGAGACAGAACTGCCGGCACGTCGTCGACGAATAGCGACACGGCGTCGACGAATAGCGATACGGCGTCGACAGGCAACGACACGACGTCGGCGGAGGGCGGAGTTGTCCCGTCTGCCGTCTGGCTCGTTGGCGTCGTCGTCGGCGGATTGGCCGCGATGACTGCGCTCAAGTACACCTTCCTGTTGCCACGCCCCGATCTGCTCGCGCCGACTCCCGCTCTCTTACCCGCTGCGCTCGAGTCGACGTACATCTCGACGGTGACCGTCGGCGGCTACGCCTTTCCGAGCGGGCACGCCTTCGGGGCCACCGTGGCTTACGGGGCACTCGCGATGGCGATTCCGTGGGGGGCTCGCCGAACCAGATTCGCCGTCGCCGGTGTCGCCATCGTCGCGATCAGCCTCTCGCGAGTCGTACTCGTCGTTCACTACCCGGGCGACATCGTCGCCGGGATGGTCGTCGGCGTGAGCTATCTCGCGGCCGTCTGGTGGCTCCTCGAGCGCTCGCCGGTCGATCGGCCGACGACGGCGTTCGCCACCGCGCTCGGACTCGCACTCGTCGCAATCGCCGTCAGCGGTGGTGCGGGCCGGTCGGTGACGTACGCGGCGCTCGCGGGCGGTGCGCTCGTGGGCTGGTCGATCGGTCGTCCAGACGCGCTCGGCAAGCGTGAATCGACACCTCGACGCGCGTATCACGTCGGCTCTGGGACGCTCGTGCTCGCAATTCTCGTCGGTCTCACCGTCGTCAGTGACGCGCTCACGGTTGCGTGGGCCGGCGCGCTCGGTGCGATCGTCGTTGCTCCGGCGGTCGTCCTTCCGCGTCGACGGACCGTCTGA